Proteins from a genomic interval of Pseudomonas sp. RC10:
- a CDS encoding NrtA/SsuA/CpmA family ABC transporter substrate-binding protein: MITVKKAALALMVMGYALGSQSAWALEKVRLAQNLAPISALSIIAKQQGLFEKYGLDVDVINTTSGRQALEAVLGGSADIATTAEAPTTAAAFAGQKIAFLARTEYSDLKTLTLSGSGINTLADLKGKRLGYAAGTGSEVYTWTLLRKAGLSNKDVTLVNLRPQDMVAAAASGSIDAYDIFEPYVSNGKRVLGDKVRQLDTRGVYSETFNIVTQQSYLAAHPAVAQNFLHALLDAETWIAANREEAVKRLAKTVGMTEPELNDVWDDFVFHLVLDQRVIDTLTAHAQWRLETGNAAGDAKQIPDLRALIFAAPLKAIAPDRVTLSATQ, encoded by the coding sequence GTGATCACTGTGAAAAAAGCGGCACTGGCCTTGATGGTCATGGGTTACGCCTTGGGCAGCCAGTCGGCGTGGGCGTTGGAAAAGGTGCGTCTGGCGCAGAATCTCGCGCCGATTTCGGCGTTGAGCATCATCGCCAAGCAGCAAGGGTTGTTCGAAAAGTACGGCCTGGACGTTGACGTGATCAACACCACCAGTGGGCGACAGGCGCTCGAAGCCGTGCTGGGCGGCAGCGCAGACATCGCCACCACGGCGGAAGCCCCGACCACGGCTGCCGCATTCGCCGGGCAGAAAATCGCCTTTCTGGCGCGGACCGAATACTCCGATCTCAAAACCCTGACCCTGAGCGGATCGGGTATCAACACGCTCGCGGACCTGAAAGGCAAGCGCCTGGGTTACGCCGCTGGCACCGGCAGCGAGGTGTACACCTGGACGCTGCTGCGCAAGGCAGGGCTGAGTAATAAAGACGTGACGCTGGTCAACCTGCGTCCACAGGACATGGTCGCGGCCGCCGCGTCGGGAAGCATCGACGCCTACGATATTTTCGAGCCCTATGTTTCCAACGGCAAACGCGTGCTGGGCGACAAGGTGCGGCAGCTCGACACCCGAGGCGTCTATTCTGAAACGTTCAACATCGTGACTCAACAGAGCTATCTGGCCGCGCACCCTGCGGTGGCGCAGAACTTCCTTCACGCCTTGCTCGACGCGGAAACCTGGATCGCCGCCAACCGCGAAGAGGCCGTCAAGCGCCTGGCCAAAACCGTGGGCATGACCGAGCCTGAACTGAACGACGTCTGGGATGATTTCGTGTTCCACCTGGTGCTCGACCAGCGCGTTATCGACACCCTGACTGCGCACGCTCAATGGCGTCTGGAAACCGGTAACGCAGCGGGCGATGCGAAGCAGATTCCGGACCTGCGCGCGCTGATTTTTGCCGCACCCCTCAAAGCCATCGCCCCGGACCGGGTCACCTTGAGCGCCACGCAATGA
- a CDS encoding ABC transporter permease, whose amino-acid sequence MTRSPSGPLWARLLSLPLLLIAWQLICEAEWVNPLLFPGPLAVSKALLDYLYSGSGWEDLGWSLLRVVVGYCFGAVVGVSVGLLTGTRPVINGLLTPIFQVLRPIPPIAFVPLVVLWFGLGEGGKFFLVFWGVFFTVWLATHIGVQRVNVHLLQAAQSLGAPRRAMLWTVQLPATLPSIFLGLRTAIGIAFYTLVAAELAGAYAGLAYRLEVTQQNMQVAYTMAGLVLLGVISACADRLFQWASARIVHWN is encoded by the coding sequence ATGACGCGCTCGCCCAGCGGGCCTTTGTGGGCCCGCCTGCTTTCCCTGCCGCTGCTGCTGATTGCGTGGCAGTTGATCTGTGAAGCCGAGTGGGTCAACCCGCTGTTGTTTCCCGGTCCGCTAGCCGTGTCCAAGGCATTGCTCGATTACCTCTACAGCGGCAGCGGCTGGGAAGACCTTGGCTGGAGCCTGTTGCGGGTCGTCGTCGGCTACTGCTTTGGGGCAGTGGTCGGGGTGTCGGTGGGTTTACTGACCGGCACCCGCCCGGTGATCAACGGCCTGCTCACGCCGATCTTTCAGGTGCTCAGGCCCATCCCGCCGATCGCGTTCGTGCCGCTCGTGGTGCTGTGGTTCGGACTGGGGGAGGGCGGCAAGTTTTTCCTGGTGTTCTGGGGTGTGTTTTTCACGGTCTGGCTCGCCACGCACATCGGCGTGCAGCGGGTTAATGTGCATCTGCTACAGGCCGCGCAGAGCCTCGGCGCTCCGCGTCGGGCCATGCTGTGGACCGTCCAGTTGCCCGCCACTTTGCCGTCGATTTTCCTGGGGTTGCGCACGGCCATTGGCATCGCGTTTTACACCCTCGTCGCCGCTGAACTGGCGGGCGCTTACGCGGGCCTGGCCTATCGGCTGGAAGTCACCCAGCAAAACATGCAGGTGGCGTACACCATGGCCGGGCTTGTGCTTTTGGGCGTGATCTCTGCCTGCGCCGACCGCTTATTTCAATGGGCCTCAGCCCGCATCGTGCACTGGAACTGA
- a CDS encoding allophanate hydrolase: MLEHLSLDFTRLRHAYDHQDASPVAVVREIYRRIAAHGDRHIWLQLAPLDAVLQQAAQVERRRDAGERLPLYGLPYGVKDNIHVAGMPTTSGCADFSYTASEDAAVVERLNAAGALFIGKQNMDQFATGLVGVRNLDGSCLNAFDADYIPGGSSSGSAVAVAVGHVAFSIGSDTGGSGRIPAACNNVVGLKPTPGVVSTYGFVYCNRSFDVAPVFALTVDDAYQVLDVLAGEDRRDLYSRPDPLLSVNAFGAGFEFLVPHAEQLEFFGDEQSARQYQRSLQVLAELGGTPRAIDLSPFLEAGRLLFDSPLVAERLVSYGETLARAPESIHPAVRASLQKAKSYDAEQTYKTLYRLRELQRETHHTLQGATALVLPTYGRLPTCAEVRDDPLEVNARMGRYTYFANPLRLSGISVPVGLRDDGLPFGLSLLGLPLHDLRLRDLASRLQRHAAGRLGATNWSLPDAV; this comes from the coding sequence ATGCTCGAACACTTGAGTCTGGATTTCACCCGCTTGCGTCACGCTTACGATCATCAGGACGCGTCGCCGGTCGCCGTGGTCCGGGAGATTTATCGCCGCATCGCCGCCCATGGCGACCGGCACATCTGGTTGCAGTTGGCCCCGCTCGACGCCGTGCTGCAGCAAGCCGCGCAGGTGGAACGGCGGCGTGATGCGGGCGAGCGTCTGCCGCTTTATGGCTTGCCCTATGGCGTGAAGGACAACATCCATGTGGCAGGCATGCCCACGACGTCAGGTTGTGCCGACTTCAGCTACACCGCCTCGGAAGACGCGGCAGTCGTCGAACGGCTCAATGCAGCGGGCGCGCTGTTCATCGGCAAGCAGAACATGGACCAGTTCGCCACCGGTCTGGTGGGCGTCCGTAACCTCGACGGCAGTTGCCTCAACGCCTTCGACGCCGATTACATTCCGGGCGGCTCCAGTTCCGGGTCGGCGGTCGCTGTAGCGGTGGGGCATGTCGCGTTCTCCATCGGCTCCGACACCGGTGGCTCGGGCCGGATTCCAGCGGCCTGTAATAACGTCGTCGGACTCAAGCCGACGCCTGGCGTTGTGAGCACCTATGGGTTCGTCTACTGCAACCGCAGCTTCGACGTTGCGCCGGTCTTCGCACTGACCGTGGACGACGCGTATCAGGTGCTTGACGTGCTCGCCGGAGAAGACCGTCGGGACCTGTATTCGCGTCCTGATCCACTGCTGAGCGTGAACGCATTTGGGGCGGGTTTCGAGTTTCTGGTACCCCACGCCGAGCAACTGGAGTTCTTCGGCGATGAGCAATCGGCGCGTCAGTATCAGCGCAGTCTGCAAGTGCTGGCTGAGCTTGGCGGCACCCCACGCGCCATTGATCTTTCGCCGTTTCTGGAAGCCGGTCGCCTGCTGTTCGACAGTCCGTTGGTCGCTGAGCGGCTGGTGAGCTACGGCGAGACGCTCGCACGGGCCCCCGAGTCCATTCACCCGGCCGTGCGCGCTTCCTTGCAGAAGGCCAAGTCCTACGACGCAGAGCAGACGTACAAGACGCTGTACCGCCTGCGCGAATTGCAGCGGGAAACCCATCACACTCTGCAAGGCGCAACAGCACTGGTGTTGCCAACTTACGGTCGATTGCCCACGTGCGCCGAAGTGAGGGACGATCCGCTTGAGGTCAATGCTCGCATGGGTCGTTACACCTATTTTGCCAACCCATTGCGATTGTCCGGGATCAGCGTGCCCGTGGGGCTGCGCGACGATGGCTTGCCGTTTGGGCTGAGCCTGCTGGGTCTGCCGTTGCACGATCTGCGGCTGCGCGATCTGGCGTCGCGTTTGCAGCGTCACGCGGCGGGGCGACTCGGTGCGACGAACTGGAGCCTCCCCGATGCCGTTTAA